A window from Citrus sinensis cultivar Valencia sweet orange chromosome 3, DVS_A1.0, whole genome shotgun sequence encodes these proteins:
- the LOC107175243 gene encoding disease resistance protein RPV1-like: MASTSIQKVSHGKYDVFLSFRGEDTRKSFTGHLYAALKNKGIYVFRDDKELEKGGSISPELLKAIEESRISIIVLSKNYASSTWCLDELAKIVECKNRKDQILPIFYDVEPTVVRKQTASFGEAFAKHEEAFRNNVEKVQTWRDALKTVANKSGWELKDRNESEFIEEIVNVISSKIHTEPETIKELVGIESRLEKIRFLMGTGSSDVRMIGIWGMGGLGKTTLARVVYDSMSDEFDGSSFLADVREKSEKEGSVISLQKQLLSNLLKLGDISIWHVEDGINIIGSRLRQKKVLLIIDDVADVEQLQSLAGKRDWFGPGSRILITTRDKQLLVAHEVDEEHILNLDVLNNDEALQLFSMKAFKTHQPVGEYVELSERVLEYAGGLPLALKVLGSFLIGRTADLWRSALERLKRDPSYKIMSILQISFDGLQGSEKKIFLDVACFFKRWDRDYVAEILEGCGFSPVIGLEVLIERSLLTVDEDNTLGMHDLLQELGQLIVARQSPEEPGKRSRIWRGEEVRHVLTKNTGSEVVEGIIIDQRYFPENDVYLWASAKAFSKMTNLRLLGICNLKLPEGLECLSNKLRLLDWPGYPLKSLPPNLQLDKTIEFKMLCSRIEELWKGIKSLNMLKVMKVSYSQSLIKIPDFTGVPNLEKLYLEGCTRLREIHPSLLLHSKLVILNLTGCTSLATLPGKIFMKSVKKLVLSGCSKLKKFPKIVGNMECLSKLLLDGTAIGELPLSIELLSKLVSLDLNNCKNFKNLPVTISSLKCLRSLVLSGCSKLKKFPEIVESMEDLSELFLDGTSITEVPSSIELLTGLNVLNLNDCKNLVRIPDSINGLKSLQSLNLSGCFKLENVPETLGQVESLEELHISGTAIRQPPSGIFHMKNLKALYFRGCKGSPSSTSWSRHFPFNLIKRSLDPVAFSFPPSLSGLYSLTKLDLSDCDLGEGFIPNDIGNLRSLKVLCLSNNSFVSLPASISRLSKLECLNLNGCKKLQSLPPLPARMRIASVNGCASLETLSDPLELNKLKDFEIQCMDCVKLQGNNDLALSLLKEHMEQYEDMSDYHKYCSIVVPGSKIPEWFEHRNNEGSSIRISRSSKTYKNSKLVGYAMCCVFQVHKHSPPYLEWFSHLHKLDCKIKCDGGDTWISTPMFRKQFGQAVSEHFWLHYEPNVHLFGMNNGVLSFESSSGLEVKRCGFHPVYEIQVEKFNKTTPVWNLNDFNHDSSGSKTLFERSLIDEYDRAETSESGSRDDERVSQIISFSLNDEEHVQRFIIGIRDGNLTKTRINPDDPDWV; the protein is encoded by the exons ATGGCTTCTACGAGCATCCAAAAGGTCTCTCATGGGAAATATGATGTCTTCTTAAGCTTTAGAGGAGAAGACACCCGTAAAAGCTTCACGGGTCATCTCTATGctgctttgaaaaataaaggcaTTTATGTATTTAGGGATGACAAAGAACTTGAGAAAGGAGGATCCATTTCACCTGAACTCCTTAAAGCAATTGAAGAATcaagaatttcaattattgttctCTCCAAAAACTATGCTTCTTCCACTTGGTGCTTGGATGAACTAGCTAAGATTGTTGAAtgtaaaaatagaaaagatcAAATTCTTCCAATTTTCTATGATGTGGAACCAACTGTGGTAAGGAAACAGACAGCAAGTTTTGGAGAAGCTTTTGCTAAACACGAAGAAGCTTTTAGGAATAATGTAGAAAAGGTGCAAACGTGGAGAGATGCTTTAAAAACAGTGGCCAATAAATCTGGCTGGGAATTGAAGGACAG AAATGAGTCAGAATTTATTGAGGAAATTGTCAATGTGATATCAAGTAAAATTCATACAGAGCCAGAGACTATTAAGGAGTTGGTAGGAATAGAATCACGCTTGGAGAAAATCAGGTTTCTTATGGGTACAGGGTCTAGTGACGTTCGAATGATCGGGATATGGGGTATGGGAGGTCTAGGAAAGACAACTCTTGCAAGAGTTGTTTATGACTCGATGTCCGATGAGTTTGATGGGAGTAGTTTTCTTGCCGATGTTAgagaaaaatctgaaaaagAAGGGAGTGTAATCTCCTTACAAAAGCAACTCCTTTCCAATTTACTGAAGCTTGGAGATATTAGCATATGGCATGTAGAAGATGGTATTAACATAATTGGAAGTAGGCTGCGACAGAAAAAAGTTCTTCTCATAATCGATGATGTGGCTGATGTTGAACAGCTACAAAGTTTAGCTGGAAAGCGTGATTGGTTCGGTCCAGGCAGCAGGATTCTAATAACAACGAGAGATAAGCAGTTGTTGGTGGCGCATGAAGTGGATGAAGAGCATATTCTGAACCTTGATGTACTAAATAACGATGAAGCTCTTCAACTCTTTAGTATGAAAGCTTTTAAAACCCATCAGCCCGTGGGAGAATATGTGGAGCTGTCTGAACGTGTTCTGGAGTATGCTGGTGGTCTTCCATTAGCTCTAAAAGTTTTGGGATCCTTTCTAATTGGTAGAACTGCGGATCTATGGAGAAGTGCCCTAGAAAGACTAAAAAGAGATCCTTCATATAAGATTATGAGTATCCTTCAAATAAGTTTTGATGGACTACAAGGTtcagagaagaaaatatttctcgATGTTGCATGTTTCTTTAAACGATGGGATAGAGATTACGTGGCAGAAATTTTAGAGGGATGTGGTTTTTCCCCAGTCATTGGATTGGAAGTTCTTATTGAAAGATCTCTGTTAACGGTTGATGAGGACAACACATTGGGGATGCATGATTTGTTACAGGAATTGGGACAACTGATTGTTGCAAGACAATCCCCCGAAGAACCTGGGAAACGCAGTAGAATATGGAGGGGAGAAGAAGTGCGCCATGTGCTGACAAAAAACACT GGAAGTGAAGTAGTTGAAGGAATAATAATTGATCAACGTTACTTTCCTGAAAATGATGTGTATTTATGGGCAAGTGCTAAGGCATTTTCGAAGATGACCAATCTAAGATTGCTAGGAATTTGTAATCTGAAACTTCCCGAAGGCCTTGAATGCCTCTCTAACAAGTTGCGTTTACTTGATTGGCCTGGTTATCCTTTGAAATCTTTGCCGCCCAATTTGCAATTGGATAaaacaattgaatttaaaatgttatgcaGCCGCATTGAAGAATTGTGGAAAGGAATCAAA TCTTTAAACATGTTGAAAGTCATGAAAGTCAGCTATTCGCAGAGCCTGATTAAGATACCGGATTTCACTGGAGTCCCAAATTTAGAGAAGTTGTATCTTGAAGGATGTACGAGGTTGCGTGAAATTCACCCGTCTTTGCTGCTTCACAGTAAGCTTGTCATACTGAACTTGACAGGTTGTACAAGTCTTGCAACTCTTCCAGGCAAGATTTTTATGAAATCTGTTAAAAAACTTGTTCTTTCTGGTTGCTcgaaattgaagaaatttccCAAAATTGTGGGAAATATGGAGTGTTTGTCGAAGCTTTTGTTGGATGGAACAGCTATTGGAGAACTGCCACTATCTATTGAACTTCTATCTAAACTTGTCTCATTGGATCTTAATAATTgcaagaatttcaagaatcttCCGGTTACCATAAGCAGTTTAAAATGTCTAAGAAGTCTGGTGCTCTCTGGTTGCTCGAAACTGAAGAAGTTTCCAGAGATTGTGGAAAGTATGGAAGATCTGTCGGAGCTCTTTTTAGATGGAACTTCTATTACAGAAGTGCCGTCATCTATAGAACTTTTGACTGGACTCAACgtgttgaatttgaatgacTGCAAAAACCTGGTGAGAATTCCCGACAGTATAAATGGTTTGAAATCCCTCCAATCTCTAAATCTATCAGGCTGCTTCAAACTTGAAAATGTGCCTGAGACGCTTGGGCAAGTAGAAAGTTTGGAAGAACTTCATATAAGTGGTACAGCTATAAGGCAGCCTCCATCCGGgatttttcatatgaagaatCTTAAAGCACTATATTTTCGTGGGTGCAAAGGATCACCATCATCTACATCATGGTCACGACACTTTCCCTTCAATTTGATAAAGAGGAGTTTGGATCCGGTGGCTTTCAGTTTTCCGCCTTCTCTGTCGGGTTTGTATTCCTTAACGAAATTGGATCTCAGTGACTGTGATCTTGGGGAAGGATTTATCCCAAATGATATTGGCAACTTACGCTCGTTAAAAGTTCTATGTTTGAGTAACAACAGTTTTGTTTCGCTGCCAGCAAGCATTAGCCGTCTTTCTAAGCTTGAATGCCTAAATTTGAATGGTTGCAAGAAGCTTCAATCTCTGCCTCCACTTCCAGCCAGAATGAGAATCGCCAGTGTAAATGGTTGTGCTTCATTGGAGACATTGTCAGATCCATTAGAATTAAACAAGCTAAAGGACTTTGAAATTCAATGTATGGACTGCGTGAAACTGCAGGGCAACAATGATTTGGCGCTTTCACTGCTGAAAGAGCACATGGAACAGTATGAG GATATGTCAGATTATCACAAATATTGTAGCATTGTTGTTCCTGGAAGTAAAATCCCAGAGTGGTTCGAGCATCGTAATAATGAGGGTTCTTCAATAAGAATAAGCAGGTCTTCAAAGACGTATAAGAACAGTAAGCTTGTGGGATATGCTATGTGCTGTGTTTTTCAAGTCCATAAGCATTCACCTCCTTATCTAGAGTGGTTTAGTCATCTTCATAAGCTGGACTGCAAAATCAAATGTGATGGTGGTGATACTTGGATTTCTACTCCTATGTTCAGAAAGCAATTCGGTCAGGCTGTGTCAGAACATTTTTGGCTACACTATGAGCCTAATGTACATTTGTTTGGAATGAATAATGGGGTGTTGTCATTTGAATCTTCGTCGGGATTGGAGGTGAAGAGGTGTGGTTTCCATCCAGTATATGAGATTCAAGTGGAGAAGTTCAACAAAACAACTCCTGTTTGGAATTTGAACGACTTCAATCACGATTCTTCAGGATCAAAAACGCTGTTTGAGAGAAGCCTCATTGATGAATATGACAGGGCAGAGACCAGTGAAAGCGGCAGCCGGGATGATGAAAGAGTCAGTCAAATAATTAGCTTCAGCCTTAATGATGAAGAACACGTCCAAAGGTTCATCATTGggattagggatggcaactTAACCAAAACCCGGATAAACCCGGATGATCCGGACTGGGTTTAA